Genomic segment of Nostoc sp. TCL240-02:
TTCTGCTGCTCTGAGTGCCGCAGTGGTATCAGTAGTAAAGAAGGGATTTCCAGAACCAGCCCCAAAAATTACCACCCGCCCTTTTTCAAGATGACGGATGGCACGACGACGGATATATGGTTCTGCTAATTCTTGCATAGCGATCGCAGTTTGCACCCGCGTCTGTACCCCTATGTGTTCTAGCGAATCTTGCAACGTCATGGCGTTCATTACCGTGGCAATCATCCCAATATAGTCAGCGGTTGCCCTGTCCATCCCCGCCGACGCTGCTTTCACGCCACGAAAAATATTGCCGCCGCCAACAACGATGGCCATTTGAACGCCAGTGCCTATCACCTCTGCTACTTCCTCAGCTATTCCTTTGACCACTTCTGGATCAATGCCATAGCCCATGTTGCCCATTAAGGCTTCACCGCTCAGTTTGAGTAAAACCCGTCGGTAATTCGTTCCCATGAAGTTACGCTTTATCAAAAAAGTTGCAATTGCCTCCAATTTAAGATAGCAGTTACAGGGACTATCTATGTCTAGTTACGCCAAATCAATGTAGTACCTACTGGTTCTGTTTGTGGTACATCTATTGCCTGACCAAGAAATAAAGAAGCGATCGCATTTCTCAAATATTCTTCTCCCACTGCTGATGCATCTTGGGGATGATTGTCAATTTTGCCTTTGTAGCGGACTATACCATTAGCATCTATTAAAAAAGCCATTGGTGTTTTCGTAGCACCAAAACTCTGGGTTACATCTTGCGTCGAGTCCCACAGGTA
This window contains:
- the pyrH gene encoding UMP kinase, coding for MGTNYRRVLLKLSGEALMGNMGYGIDPEVVKGIAEEVAEVIGTGVQMAIVVGGGNIFRGVKAASAGMDRATADYIGMIATVMNAMTLQDSLEHIGVQTRVQTAIAMQELAEPYIRRRAIRHLEKGRVVIFGAGSGNPFFTTDTTAALRAAEIDAEVIFKATKVDGVYDADPQIYPNAKRYNSLTYAHVLAKDLRVMDSTAIALCKENNIPILVFDLTVRGNIHRAVLGESIGTLVGGSCDIS